ATGACAAGTAAAGATTTTTTAGAACTTATTAAAAAAGAAGCAAATCAAAACGATTATGAAAGATACTTAAAACAGTTAGTTTATAAAAAAGTATCTTCAGATGAAAATATTGCTATTTTTGAAGTAAACAATAAATATATAGCTTCATGGATAAAAAGTAAATTTACAGATTTAATCCAACACTGTTTTGAAATTTATGATAGTTCAAAACCAAAAATAGAGATAAGACTAGCTGGTGAAAAAAAGACAAAAAAAGAGATTTTAAAAGAGCAAGTTGAAAATCAAAGTTCTGAAAGCACTATTTTAAATCCATCTTACACTTTTGATTCATTTGTTGTTGGTTCTTCAAATCAAATGGCATATAATGCCTCTTTAGCAGTTGCTACAAAACCAGGTATTCAATATAACCCTCTATTTATTTATGGGGGAACAGGTCTAGGAAAAACTCACCTTTTACAAGCAATTGGAAATCATGCTTTAGAAAATGGAAAAACTGTAATTTATGTAACAATTGAACAATTTATGAATGATTTTACATTTTCAATTAAAAATAAAAATATGGAACATTTTCGTGCAAAATATAGAAATTGTGATGTTTTATTGATAGATGATGTTCAATTTTTAAGTGGAAAAGAACAAACTCAAGAGGAGTTTTTTCACACTTTTAATGAACTTCATAATGCAAAAAAACAGATAGTTATGACTAGTGATAGACTTCCTTCTCAAATAGCTAGTCTTGTTGATAGATTAAAATCAAGATTTGAATGGGGATTAACAGCTGATGTCCAAATACCAGGACTTGAAACAAAAATAGCTATTATTGAAAAAAAATCTGAATTAAACGGAATAAAATTAAGTAAAGAGATTATAAATTTTATTGCAACTTCACTAGATAATTCTATTAGAGAAATTGAAGGTGTAATTATACGAATAAATGCTAGTGCATCTTTACTTAATCAAGAGATAAATTTAGCAATGGTTCAAGGGCTTTTAAAAGAACAAATCAAAGAGAATAAAGAGAATATTAAACTTCCTGATATAATAAATATTGTTTCAAGTGAATTAAATATAAAACAAAGTGATATAAAATCTAAAAAAAGAACAGCAACAGTTGCAAATGCAAGAAGAGTTGTAATATATCTTGCAAGAGAATTAACTCATAATTCAATGCCTGATATAGCAAAAGTTCTAGGAATGAAAGATCATAGCTCTATTTCTCATAATATTAAAAAAGCAAATGAGTTAATGGAAGAAGATGAAAACTTTAAATTAGTAATTCAAAATTTAAAGAACAAAATCATAAATAAGGAGTAGAAGTTTTAAACTGTTGTGTGAAAAGATGTGAATATATATCTAGTTTTAATCACCTTATAAAGTTTCGATTTTATAGTGCTTTTAACTATATTTTCATCTTTTCACATACACCTACTACTTTTACTAAAAAATAAACAAACATAGGAGAAAAAATGAAGTTTGTAATTACAAAAAATATACTTGAAAATGTTATAGCTTCAATGCAACCTTTTTTAGAAAAAAAAGACTCAAGTGCAATAACATCACATGTATATTTAGAAACACAAAATGATAAACTAATTGTAAAAGCAACTGATTATGAAATTGGTTTAGAAACAACAATAGATAACATTTCTGAAATAGAAGATGGAAAAACAACAGTAAATGGAAATAATTTACTTGGAATTATTAAAAGATTAAAAAATGAAAATATTACTTTAGAAACAAATGGAAATAATCTTGTAATAAAACAGAATAAATCAATATTTAAACTTCCAACTTATGATGCAAATGAATATCCAATACTAAACAAATATGAAAATCTAAAAGAGTTATCAATTTCAACTATGAACTTTATAAACTCTATTAAAAAAATAACTCCTTCTATTGATAATAACAATCCTAAATTTGAATTAAATGGAGCATTATTAGATATAAAAAGTCAAAAAATAAACTTTGTTTCAACAGATACTAGAAGATTAGCATTATCATATTTAGAAAATATATCAAATGATGAAATACAATTAATTATTCCTAAAAAAGCAATTATAGAAATTCAAAAACTATTTTTAGATAATGCAAAAATTTATTGTGACCAAACAAACTTAATTGTTTCAAATGAAAATACAAAATTTTTTACAAAACTTATAAATGGAAAATTTCCTGATTATGAAAGAATTATTCCATCAACATTAAAATATAGTTTCCCACTACCTAAAAATATTTTAGTTGAATCAATTAAACTTGTAACTTCACTATTTTCAAATATTAAAATTACATTCAATCCAAAATATATAATTTTTGAGTCATTAGATGAAGATAGTGTTGCTACAACTCAAATAGATATTGATATAAATATTCCAAATGAGTTCTATTTAGCTGTAAATGCAAAATATCTACTTGATTTTTTAAGTACTTCAAATAGTGAAAAAATAAAAATAGGATTTAATGAGTCGAATTTACCATTTTATTTAGAAGATGATAAATTTTATACAGTTGTAATGCCAATTGTTTTAGAAAAATAATAATAAGGATTTATAAAAATGTCACAACAAGAGTATGGTGCTAGTAATATTAAAGTTTTAAAAGGTCTTGAAGCTGTTAGAAAAAGACCAGGTATGTATATAGGTGATACAAATATAAATGGTCTTCATCATTTGATTTATGAAGTTGTTGATAACTCTATTGATGAAGCAATGGCAGGATTTTGTAAAAATATTAAAGTAACTTTAACAAAAGATGGTTGGGCTAAAATTGAAGATGATGGAAGAGGAATTCCAACTGCAATTCACCCAACTGAAGGTATAAGTGCTGCAACTGTTGCTCTAACTGTACTTCATGCTGGTGGAAAATTTGATAAAGATACTTATAAAGTTTCAGGTGGACTTCACGGTGTTGGGGTTTCAGTTGTAAATGCTCTATCAAAACATCTTAAAATGACAATTTATAGAGAAGGAAAAATTCATTATCAAGAGTTTAAAGAAGGAATTCCACAAGGAACTTTAGAAGTAATAGGAGATAGTCCAAGAAAAACAGGAACTACTATTGAATTTTTAGTTGATGACTCTATTTTTGAAGTTATAAAATATGAGTTTAATATTCTTAAAAAAAGATTTAAAGAAGTAGCTTATTTAAATCCAATTATCTCTATAACATTAGAAGATGAAGCAGCTAAAATTAAAGAAGTTTACCACTTTGAAGGTGGAATTAAACAATTTGTTGCTGATATGAATAAAGAGACAGCTTTATGTGAGGTTATATATTTTAGTGATAAAGTTGATGGAGTTGAAGTTGATATTGCTATGATGTATAATGATACATATATAGAAAAAACTCTATCTTTTGTAAATAATATTAGAACAATAGATGGAGGAACTCACGAAGCAGGTTTTAAAGCAGGGCTTACAAGAAGTATCTCTAAATATTTAAATGAAAATGCAGCTGCAAGAGAAAAAGATACAAAAATAACAGGTGATGATGTAAGAGAAGGTTTAATTGCTGTTGTTTCTGTTAAAGTTCCTGAACCTCAATTTGAAGGACAAACAAAAGGAAAATTGGGAAGCTCTTATGTTAGACCAATTGCTCAAAAATTAACTGGAGATAATTTAGATAAATATTTTGAAGAAAATCCAACTCATGCAAAAGCTGTAATGGAAAAATCTTTAATGGCAGCAAGAGGAAGAGAAGCTGCTAAAAAAGCAAGAGAATTAACTAGAAAAAAAGACTCTATGAGTGTTGGAACACTTCCTGGAAAACTTGCAGATTGTCAAAGTAAAGATCCAGCAATTAAAGAACTTTATTTAGTTGAGGGAGATTCTGCTGGTGGAAGTGCAAAACAAGGAAGAGATAGAGTTTATCAAGCAATTTTACCACTAAAAGGGAAAATTCTTAATGTTGAAAAATCAAGACTTGATAAAATTTTAAAATCTGATGAAATTAGAAATATTATTACAGCTTTAGGTTGTGGAATAGGTGAAGATTTTGATGAAGAAAAAATCAGATACCATAAAATCATAATTATGACAGATGCCGATGTTGATGGTAGCCATATTCAAACTCTACTTTTAACATTTTTCTTTAGATTTTTAAGACCAGTAGTTGAAAAAGGTTATTTATATATTGCTCAACCACCACTTTATAGATATAAAAAAGGTAAAAATGAGATATATTTAAAAGATAATGGAGCTTTATCTTCATATTTAATTGAAAATGGTTTAGAAAATTTTGAGTTTGAAGGTATGGGATATAATGATTTATTAGATCTATTTAAACAAGTAGCAAGATATAGAGCTATGCTTGAACAGTTAGCAAAAAGATACTCTTTACTTGAAGTATTAAAACACCTAATTGAAAATAGTGATTTAGTAAATCTTGAATTTAGCACTTTATATGAAAAAGTAAAAGAGTTTATTGAAAATAAAGGGCATAATATTTTATCAAAAACTGTAACTCAAGATAAAATTCAATTATTTGTTCAAACAAAAGAGGGTCTTGAAGAGTTAATTATTGATGATGAACTTTTTGCATCTCCATATTTTAGTGAATCTACATTTATTTTTAATAAGTTAAAAGAGAGAGATTTAGCACTATTTGATGGAAGAGATTTAATTGAGCTTCTTGAAGAAATAGAGAGTTTAGCTAAAAAAGGTGCTTATATTCAAAGATATAAAGGTCTTGGAGAGATGAATCCTGAACAACTTTGGGAGACAACAATGACACCTGAAAATAGAAGGCTTTTAAGAGTAAAAATAGAAGATGCAGAAGCTGCTAGTGATACATTTACTCTATTTATGGGTGATGAAGTAGAACCAAGAAGAAATTATATAGAATCTCACGCAAAAGATGTTGAACATCTTGATGTATAAAAATAACTAAGATTTTAAATCTTAGTTATAAAACTTTTTATAAAAAATTCAAAAAAAAGGTTAATAATGGAAATAAAATATGGTGAAAAAGAGATTTTAGAATTTGATATAAATAATCCTGAAAATTTTTGGCCAAATGAACATAGTAAAAATTATATAATAGATATTGAATTACCAGAGTTTATGGCAAAATGCCCAAGAAGTGGTTATCCAGATTTTGCAACAATTAAAATACAATATACTCCAAATAAAAGTGTTATTGAATTAAAAGCTTTGAAGATTTATATAAACTCTTTTATGAATAGATATATCTCTCATGAGAACTCTGCAAATGAGATTTTTGATACACTTTTTTCTAAGCTAGAACCAAGATGGCTTAAAGTTATAGCAGATTTTAAACCACGAGGAAATGTTCATACAGTTATTGAAATAGATAGCTCAAAAATATAAGAGAAAAGCCTTGCAAAGATTAGTTACAACAAAAGAAGCTTCAGAAATTTTGGGCTTATCTTTACAAGGAATTCATTATAGAATTAAAAATAATCAATTAAAATCGCAGAAAAAAGATGGAAAA
The Aliarcobacter faecis genome window above contains:
- the dnaA gene encoding chromosomal replication initiator protein DnaA; translation: MTSKDFLELIKKEANQNDYERYLKQLVYKKVSSDENIAIFEVNNKYIASWIKSKFTDLIQHCFEIYDSSKPKIEIRLAGEKKTKKEILKEQVENQSSESTILNPSYTFDSFVVGSSNQMAYNASLAVATKPGIQYNPLFIYGGTGLGKTHLLQAIGNHALENGKTVIYVTIEQFMNDFTFSIKNKNMEHFRAKYRNCDVLLIDDVQFLSGKEQTQEEFFHTFNELHNAKKQIVMTSDRLPSQIASLVDRLKSRFEWGLTADVQIPGLETKIAIIEKKSELNGIKLSKEIINFIATSLDNSIREIEGVIIRINASASLLNQEINLAMVQGLLKEQIKENKENIKLPDIINIVSSELNIKQSDIKSKKRTATVANARRVVIYLARELTHNSMPDIAKVLGMKDHSSISHNIKKANELMEEDENFKLVIQNLKNKIINKE
- the dnaN gene encoding DNA polymerase III subunit beta → MKFVITKNILENVIASMQPFLEKKDSSAITSHVYLETQNDKLIVKATDYEIGLETTIDNISEIEDGKTTVNGNNLLGIIKRLKNENITLETNGNNLVIKQNKSIFKLPTYDANEYPILNKYENLKELSISTMNFINSIKKITPSIDNNNPKFELNGALLDIKSQKINFVSTDTRRLALSYLENISNDEIQLIIPKKAIIEIQKLFLDNAKIYCDQTNLIVSNENTKFFTKLINGKFPDYERIIPSTLKYSFPLPKNILVESIKLVTSLFSNIKITFNPKYIIFESLDEDSVATTQIDIDINIPNEFYLAVNAKYLLDFLSTSNSEKIKIGFNESNLPFYLEDDKFYTVVMPIVLEK
- the gyrB gene encoding DNA topoisomerase (ATP-hydrolyzing) subunit B, producing the protein MSQQEYGASNIKVLKGLEAVRKRPGMYIGDTNINGLHHLIYEVVDNSIDEAMAGFCKNIKVTLTKDGWAKIEDDGRGIPTAIHPTEGISAATVALTVLHAGGKFDKDTYKVSGGLHGVGVSVVNALSKHLKMTIYREGKIHYQEFKEGIPQGTLEVIGDSPRKTGTTIEFLVDDSIFEVIKYEFNILKKRFKEVAYLNPIISITLEDEAAKIKEVYHFEGGIKQFVADMNKETALCEVIYFSDKVDGVEVDIAMMYNDTYIEKTLSFVNNIRTIDGGTHEAGFKAGLTRSISKYLNENAAAREKDTKITGDDVREGLIAVVSVKVPEPQFEGQTKGKLGSSYVRPIAQKLTGDNLDKYFEENPTHAKAVMEKSLMAARGREAAKKARELTRKKDSMSVGTLPGKLADCQSKDPAIKELYLVEGDSAGGSAKQGRDRVYQAILPLKGKILNVEKSRLDKILKSDEIRNIITALGCGIGEDFDEEKIRYHKIIIMTDADVDGSHIQTLLLTFFFRFLRPVVEKGYLYIAQPPLYRYKKGKNEIYLKDNGALSSYLIENGLENFEFEGMGYNDLLDLFKQVARYRAMLEQLAKRYSLLEVLKHLIENSDLVNLEFSTLYEKVKEFIENKGHNILSKTVTQDKIQLFVQTKEGLEELIIDDELFASPYFSESTFIFNKLKERDLALFDGRDLIELLEEIESLAKKGAYIQRYKGLGEMNPEQLWETTMTPENRRLLRVKIEDAEAASDTFTLFMGDEVEPRRNYIESHAKDVEHLDV
- the queF gene encoding preQ(1) synthase; the protein is MKYGEKEILEFDINNPENFWPNEHSKNYIIDIELPEFMAKCPRSGYPDFATIKIQYTPNKSVIELKALKIYINSFMNRYISHENSANEIFDTLFSKLEPRWLKVIADFKPRGNVHTVIEIDSSKI